The DNA sequence AACCTTTTAATATTGTCCCTATGTCTAAATATTGCCATTATAGCTAAAACAACAGTTAAAATGAAATAACTTATGTCAAAAGGTTTTCTTATGGTAATAGAAAGAATAGGCACTAAGATGGCGCATAAGATCGAACCTAAGGACACATATCTGGTTATAAGCACTACAGCTACAAAAAACACAAAGGATATAATGGCTATAGGCCAGTATAAGAATAATAATACACCAAAAGATGTTGCTATACCTCTACCTCCTTTAAATTTGAAAAATACAGGCCAATTATGACCAACTACTACAAATAATCCTGAAATTATTTCTCCATTATAACCCATAATTCTTCCTCCAATATAGACTGCTAACATGCCCTTTAACATGTCGAAAATAAAAGTCATAGCACCAATCTTTTTACCAAAAACTCTAAATGCGTTAGTAGTACCAGCATTGCCACTGCCATAAGCTCTTATATCCTTTTTCATCAACACTTTTCCAAGAACATAAGCAGAGGAAAAACTTCCAACAAGATAGGAGATTATAGCAGTTAATATACCATTCAATATTATTCACCCTTTTCCTTAAATTCAAATTGAATAGGCGTTCCATCAAAACCAAAATATTTCCTTATTTGATTTTCTAGATATCGCTGATAAGAAAAATGCATTAATTCCTTTTTATTTATGAAAATTAAGAATTTTGGAGGTCTAACGCCTACTTGAGTTCCATAATAGATTTTTAATCGGACTCCCTTGTCTGAAGGTGGCTGACTTAGTAATATTGCCTCGCTAATGATATCATTTAATACTCCAGTACTTATCCTCAAATTAATAT is a window from the Tepidimicrobium xylanilyticum genome containing:
- the plsY gene encoding glycerol-3-phosphate 1-O-acyltransferase PlsY; this translates as MNGILTAIISYLVGSFSSAYVLGKVLMKKDIRAYGSGNAGTTNAFRVFGKKIGAMTFIFDMLKGMLAVYIGGRIMGYNGEIISGLFVVVGHNWPVFFKFKGGRGIATSFGVLLFLYWPIAIISFVFFVAVVLITRYVSLGSILCAILVPILSITIRKPFDISYFILTVVLAIMAIFRHRDNIKRLIQGKEYKIGQKVK